In the Mus pahari chromosome 19, PAHARI_EIJ_v1.1, whole genome shotgun sequence genome, one interval contains:
- the Klc3 gene encoding kinesin light chain 3, which yields MSVQVAAPGSTGLGPERLNPEELVRQTRQVVQGLEALRAEHHSLAGHLAEALAGPGPVAGVELLEEKQQVVSHSLEAIELGLGEAQVLLALSAHVGVLEAEKQRLRAQARRLAQENTWLREELEETQRRLRASEEAVAQLEEEKSHLQFLGQLRQYDPPEESQRPESPPRRDSLASLFPSEEEEKKGPQAAGAAAAQQGGYEIPARLRTLHNLVIQYAGQGRYEVAVPLCRQALEDLERSSGHCHPDVATMLNILALVYRDQNKYKEATELLHDALQIREQTLGPEHPAVAATLNNLAVLYGKRGRYREAEPLCQRALEIREKVLGADHPDVAKQLNNLALLCQNQGKFQDVERHYARALSIYEALGGPQDPNVAKTKNNLASAYLKQNKYQQAEELYKEILSQEALPAPLGAPQGGTAGDTQQQVLRRSSSFSKLRESIRRGSEKLVSRLRGEGMAGAAGMKRAMSLNMLNVDGPRAARTQLSTRHLSEAPRTLSASTQDLSPR from the exons ATGTCTGTGCAGGTGGCAGCCCCTGGAAGCACAGGGCTGGGCCCAGAACGCCTGAACCCCGAGGAGCTGGTGCGGCAGACACGACAGGTTGTACAGGGACTGGAGGCCCTGCGGGCCGAGCACCACAGTCTGGCTGGGCACCTGGCGGAGGCCCTGGCTGGACCAGGCCCTGTGGCTGGTGTGGAGCTGCTGGAAGAGAAGCAACAGGTGGTGAGCCATTCGCTGGAGGCCATCGAGCTGGGGCTGGGTGAGGCCCAG GTGCTGCTGGCCCTGTCCGCACACGTGGGTGTGCTggaggctgagaagcagaggctaCGGGCACAGGCACGGAGGCTAGCCCAAGAGAACACGTGGCTTCGAGAGGAGCTGGAAGAGACGCAGAGGCGACTGCGGGCCAGTGAGGAGGCTGTGGCCCAGCTGGAAGAGGAGAAGAGCCACCTCCAGTTCCTGGGGCAGCTGAGGCAGTATGACCCGCCCGAGGAGAGCCAG AGGCCTGAGTCCCCCCCTCGCCGAGACAGCCTGGCATCTCTGTTCCCCagtgaagaggaggaaaagaaag GtcctcaggcagcaggagcagcagctgcgCAGCAGGGTGGCTATGAGATCCCAGCTCGTCTGCGGACCCTGCACAACCTGGTGATCCAGTATGCTGGCCAGGGCCGCTATGAGGTGGCAGTTCCCCTATGTCGCCAGGCTCTGGAGGACCTGGAGCGGAGCTCTGGCCACTGCCACCCTGATGTGGCCACCATGCTCAACATCCTGGCACTTGTGTACAG GGACCAGAACAAGTACAAGGAAGCCACGGAGCTTCTTCACGACGCCCTGCAGATCCGGGAACAGACGCTGGGTCCTGAACACCCTGCA GTGGCTGCCACCCTCAACAACCTGGCTGTCCTCTATGGAAAACGTGGGCGTTACCGGGAGGCAGAGCCCCTCTGCCAGCGTGCTCTGGAGATCCGTGAGAAG GTCCTTGGTGCAGACCATCCTGATGTGGCCAAGCAGCTCAACAACCTGGCCCTATTGTGCCAAAACCAGGGCAAGTTTCAGGACGTGGAGCGGCACTATGCACGGGCCCTGAGCATCTACGAGGCCCTGGGGGGGCCACAGGACCCAAATGTGGCCAAGACCAAGAACAACCTG GCCTCGGCCTACCTGAAACAGAACAAGTATCAGCAGGCAGAGGAGTTATACAAGGagatcctcagccaggaggcccTGCCCGCCCCGCTTG GAGCCCCCCAGGGAGGCACAGCAGGCGATACACAGCAGCAG GTCCTGCGCAGGAGCAGTTCCTTCTCTAAGCTCAGGGAGTCCATCCGGCGAGGAAGCGAGAAGCTGGTCTCCCGCCTCCGAGGGGAGGGCATGGCAGGGGCTGCCGG GATGAAGAGAGCCATGTCACTCAATATGCTGAACGTGGATGGTCCCAGGGCTGCCCGGACACAG CTCTCAACCCGGCACCTGAGTGAGGCCCCTCGGACCCTGAGCGCCAGCACACAAGATCTGAGCCCGCGCTAA